The nucleotide window GCTAATACCTGCAATTTATGGAACTAACACCATTCCAGAGATTCCTGTAATTTCCAACACGGCTCAAACAAAAACAAAAATTAAAAATATGTCCTCAAGCAAAAATACTTCAATACTCATCAAAATTTTATTGAAGATAAAACTGACTTACAAGTTATTTGAAAAACGTTTCACGTAAGAGCCACATAACCCACATTCTGCCAGAACATATGCACAGAAGTAGAAACTACTTACCCATTTGCCCAAAATTATCCATTAAAGAATGGGCAGTTTTTTAAATAACTGATATTTTGAGAAAACGGATAGTATTTTTTGTGCATCTGCAGAAAGTAGAATTAAAGAAAAATAAGTTATTTCAGTTTTTTGAAGACCTCCTATGTTTTTATGGGGTTAACGGTTGTCTGGGCGGGAGAATCAGGCCGCATTTCATATTTTGTGATGTGGTCAGATAGGCTTCGGACCTTTTGAAGTGCTCAGAGCAACCGATTTTATAGGTTATTTGAAATATATACTGAACAAAGTTACTATTTTCTGAACTTTCATTTGGTTGTGACACTTATACTCAGTTACAGACGTTAATATTAAGTTTAAACGCTACAGGGATCGGTTATAACTTCCCTGGCAGCGTTCGAACTTTTCAGGATTTAATTTAAATTTAAATATTGACATGAAGGTGATATTGTATGAATTTTTACGTCTTTACTGACTACAAGTGCAACTCCTTATTGGAGTAATTTTTTTATTCTGAAAGTCCACGTTTATCTGAACTATCTGATTAAATTAATTATATACAATTTAACTAAGTTTGTTTACTATTTCTACAAATAAAAATCTTCGGCTAATAATTATTATCTTCTTGGATAATGACTTTCATATTTGTTTCAAAAAGAATGAAAGCCTGAATCAAAAGATCTTACTATATAAAATGATTATTTTTCTGATTATTTTTAAAAAAGTTAAGAAGGGTTTCCCCTTCAGGAGGATTGTATCAGTTCAATAATGTGATCTGCTTCATTAATAATGTATTCCGCTTCTTCGGAAGAAAGATTGCACCTATTTTCCTGCCTTTAGACAATATTCTTAAAGCACTGGAGTTTAATGATGGCTATCTGGTCCCGATCATTTTCCAGTGAATAAACTACACTTTCAAGGCTTGCTGTAAGAATACATTTTGTTAGAGGAGGAGTGTCAAGGTTATCAATGTATCCCTGGAGATCCTCAATAGATGCTAATGCATCCTCAACTTCTACTCTTATATCAGCAACATATGACGCATTTGATGTATCTACAATGACTTCGTTAGCTGTATATTTTTCAGATTTTATTCATCTTCCAAACTACATTTGTGAAGAAAGGAAAAATATATCAAAAATTTTATTTTTATACTCTTGTTTTCGTATATTTGTATATTCTAGTTTTATATCCATAAATTTTTGATTTATATAACAAATATGATTAAATATACGATAATGTTACTTTCAATATCGATTATAGATTATTTACGAACCTAAATTCCGTTTAAACTAAATGATGAAATAAGAAACTGGAGACCTAATCTTATTCTTTTGAGTTACAGTTATCATCCAAAAAAAGCGGACTATATACTTTTGAAGATTATAGATAATAGCCTTCTTTAAATTTTATCTCCTCAAATTCCCTCATAAATAACATTTACTTGCTATCGTTTTTGGAATAGCTCAAAATTATACAATTATTATTTTTGTTCGATAGTCAAAAAACAGAAGTGGGAGACCTTCAATAAAATCACGAAGTTGGAAAGTTTAGGACATTTCAACATCATAGATTTGAAACAGTAGACTTTCCAGGGGAGGAGAAGGTATAGCTGGAATAGTTATTCTACGGATCATTAAAGAAAAAAGAGGAATAGGATAATGAAAAATAAACATTTTTCAATGTTAGCATGCGTAATGGTAATGCTTGTGGCATTTTCATCGGTAGCAGCCGCAAGTAACTGGTCACAGTTCCAGAAAAATGAAAAACATACAGGTATAACAACCGATGACGGACCTGATGATGCCACTATTTCCATAAATGGGAACATCCCTGCCGGTAGTGGAATTGAGACTGTTCCTGTTATACTGGGTGACTATGTATATGTGGAAGGAGCAAGCAATCTCTACAAATATGAAAAATCTACACTTAATTATGTAGCTGAGTGTAGCCCCGCTATAGTGACAGCAGGAGGAATCCAGAATGCTAACCCCGCTTCAGATGGCAACAATATCATTTATGTCGTGGACAGTGGCTTTGGTTCTAATCAACAAAAAATTACAGCTGTCTATGCCAACAACATGACTACGAAGTGGAGTACAAACTTTGCTCCGGCAGCACAGCAGTGTTCCTGTCCCGTCACATATTACAATGACAACGGCGTAGGAAAGCTTTTCGTAGGAACCGTCAACATGAGCGCGACCGACCCGGTTAACCTGAGCGATGATGGTACATATTTTGCTTTCTATGCAGATAATGGTACTGAGATTTGGAGTCGAGATAGCACAACGGGTGGTGGCTACTACTGGGCAGGCGCCGTAGTTGTGGGAGACTTTTTAGTATATCCTGACGATGCTGGGACATTGACATCTGTCTATATCTCCGATGGAACAAAAGTTGATGAGAAAGATCTGTCAAATAAACAGATACGATCATCTGCTGCTTATAATACGGATGATCAGCTTATATATGTCGCTGGGAAAGACAAATATGCGCATGCCGTTGCAATTAATCCCAACACCGGTATGTTAGGCACACACACAACAAGCTCCCAGATGGCATATAGTAGCACTTCAACGCCAGCATACAACGCGGCTGATGACAGGATTTATGTGGGGTGTGGCTCTATGGTTAATGGTGGTTGTTTGTACTGTTTGAATGCTACCACTCTGACTACCATCTGGAGAGCGCCTCAGAATTCACTTATTGGTAATATCCAGTCCTCACCAGCAGTCGCCGATGACGGTATAAACAACCCGCTGATATTTGTTACAGGTAATGATGAAGATGGGCTTATATATCGCATAACAGATTCAGGTAGCAGCTATAGCATCACATCCGTTGGACCACCAAATGCTACATATAGCCTTGCAGGCGTAGCAATATCCGACAATTATGCATACTTCGGAAATGACGATGGCTATCTTTACAAGGTTAATTAAAAAGATATTGCAAAGGTGAAAACCTTTGCGTATTATTTTTTATTGAGATCAGTTCACAAAGAACTGTTCATTGTTTTAATAGAAGTTCAGTATTTTAAGTTGAATATCCCGTAACAAGCTATAGAGATATTAGACTGAATAAAAGCTTATAGCTAACGATTCTTAGCTTGTTAGTTAATATCCTGCTTATTAATTACAAAAAAGGAAAAGGCTTCCAAGTTTTATTTCATATTTTTCGCTCTATCAGCTAGAATCTTCAGGCTTGAGATTGTTTTTTAAATCAAGTAACGCCTTTATCAAAAATGAACGTTAAATCATGCGAAAAAGATATATTTCCCCATTTCGTTATAGACTTCCTCCTATGTTTTCATAGGGGTTAGGTTAGCCTGTGCGGAACCTGTATACTCCTTATAAGTGGCGTATTCAGGAAAGGAATTCGGACTCCTTGAAGTGGCAGGCTAACCGTCATCCGAGAAAAACGTGAAATTAAAGAGTATTTGAGACCCCAGAAAAGGGGCCTTTAATTGTCTTTCAGGTCTTTTTTGCGTTTTTTGAATTTTAAGGAAAATGTACGGAACTATTTTTCAGTGAGGTTCATAGATTATGCAGCTGATACCTGCTTTCAGTATCTTCTACATAAACTTGGCTGTGCTGGCTGTATCTGGTCTTTTTCATTTGGGTTGAACGAAGAGTTCTTAAGGAGGTATTATGGAAGGTATACTGCTTAACTCTTGTATTATCAGTTAGCAGGTGGTCATAATGAGTTAAACTGGTTTAACACCATTACTTCCATTTTTCAGCACATCGGTTCCAAAGTACATCCACAAATCTGAAATTTTTGAATCTATCTATGAATCAATGGACTTCACATTAAAATGGATTTATTTTTGGAACCTATACACTGTAATCTTAGTAACAGGATATAAGTCTAACAAAAACGATAATAAGTTTGATCTTTAAAGGCAACATTGAAAAATGATCTATGAAATTGTCTCTGATCCACGAAATTGTTTCTATTAATATTGTTCATATAAACTTGTCATAAGGAAAGAGGAACACAGTCAAAAAAACGTTTTTTGTAATTACTTTCTATTAATTTGAATTATTCATAAATTATAATTATTTTCATTTTAAATAATACCTTAACGTAAGATATATTTATCTTGAATATCTGTCCCTTTTATTTTATACAAACTTTTGACTTTGCTAATTTTCAACTTTGT belongs to Methanosarcina barkeri 3 and includes:
- a CDS encoding PQQ-binding-like beta-propeller repeat protein; this translates as MKNKHFSMLACVMVMLVAFSSVAAASNWSQFQKNEKHTGITTDDGPDDATISINGNIPAGSGIETVPVILGDYVYVEGASNLYKYEKSTLNYVAECSPAIVTAGGIQNANPASDGNNIIYVVDSGFGSNQQKITAVYANNMTTKWSTNFAPAAQQCSCPVTYYNDNGVGKLFVGTVNMSATDPVNLSDDGTYFAFYADNGTEIWSRDSTTGGGYYWAGAVVVGDFLVYPDDAGTLTSVYISDGTKVDEKDLSNKQIRSSAAYNTDDQLIYVAGKDKYAHAVAINPNTGMLGTHTTSSQMAYSSTSTPAYNAADDRIYVGCGSMVNGGCLYCLNATTLTTIWRAPQNSLIGNIQSSPAVADDGINNPLIFVTGNDEDGLIYRITDSGSSYSITSVGPPNATYSLAGVAISDNYAYFGNDDGYLYKVN